A region of Rhinoraja longicauda isolate Sanriku21f chromosome 1, sRhiLon1.1, whole genome shotgun sequence DNA encodes the following proteins:
- the LOC144592919 gene encoding putative tRNA methyltransferase 9B isoform X1, with protein sequence MVTANSFSILHDVRMELEAIQLEEAHVHHVYEQTASYFTELQTKAWPCVRQFLLDQEPGSLIADIGCGTGKYLGVNSQAYKLGSDYCKSLVEIAKMQGHEVMVCDNLILPYRDQCFNAVISIGVIHHFSTKARRIRAIREMARTLHHGGQMMIYVWAMEQKYRRFEKQDIFVPWNRSLCSRPSSESSQNNNQPIVGENVKTEGKDLIKAVQNRTSIMLPLRQGEHTILPYRSDNQTLLENCCPRMSKDQEYRLYKNLGKSLRSWFFSKSLDDVTMQSHIERLKSMKNSPDLMHAWSNSTVNMQPVGKLSTSSQHCSLEADCPPLVKTDSLEEEVFSENPRHEETQWLEIRNALKEKEGRLQSEIHRPGDLNHYWTNSVGDGLEETQSSESTSSVIESIKTVDDKPETIPDATEFMRYYHVFREGELVQLIKENVQELHILSFCYDHGNWCVIMEKQ encoded by the exons ATGGTAACCGCAAACTCGTTCTCCATTTTACATGATGTAAG GATGGAGTTAGAAGCCATTCAGTTGGAAGAAGCTCATGTTCACCACGTATATGAGCAAACAGCGTCCTACTTCACTGAGCTCCAAACCAAGGCCTGGCCATGTGTCCGACAGTTCCTCCTGGACCAAGAACCAGGCAGCCTCATTGCTGATATAG gatgtgggactGGAAAATATCTGGGTGTAAACAGCCAGGCCTATAAGCTGGGCAGTGACTATTGCAAATCCTTGGTGGAGATTGCCAAAATGCAAGGACATGAAGTCATGGTGTGCGACAACCTCATTCTACCCTACAGGGATCAGTGCTTTAATGCAGTCATTTCCATTGGAG TAATTCATCATTTTTCAACAAAAGCCAGACGAATCAGAGCAATAAGAGAAATGGCAAGAACTTTGCACCACGGTGGTCAAATGATGATTTACGTGTGGGCTATGGAACAAAAGTACCGTCGCTTTGAAAAACAGGACATCTTTGTTCCTTGGAACCGATCCCTGTGTTCTAGACCATCATCAGAGTCAAGTCAAAATAACAATCAACCTATAGTTGGAGAGAATGTCAAGACAGAAGGTAAAGATCTAATAAAAGCAGTTCAAAATCGAACCAGTATAATGCTGCCTCTTCGACAGGGTGAACACACAATTCTTCCATATAGAAGTGACAATCAAACATTATTAGAGAATTGCTGCCCCAGGATGTCCAAAGATCAAGAGTACCGACTTTACAAGAATCTGGGAAAATCACTCCGTTCGTGGTTCTTCTCCAAATCACTTGATGATGTTACGATGCAGTCGCACATCGAACGACTAAAGTCAATGAAAAATTCACCAGACCTAATGCATGCATGGAGCAACTCTACTGTTAACATGCAGCCTGTGGGGAAGTTGAGCACTTCATCGCAGCACTGCAGTTTGGAAGCAGATTGCCCACCACTGGTGAAGACGGACAGTCTAGAAGAGGAAGTATTTTCTGAGAATCCAAGGCATGAAGAAACCCAATGGTTAGAGATCAGAAATGCATTGAAAGAAAAAGAAGGAAGACTGCAAAGTGAAATCCACAGACCAGGAGACCTAAATCATTATTGGACTAACTCTGTAGGAGACGGTCTTGAAGAAACACAAAGTTCAGAGTCAACAAGCTCTGTGATTGAAAGTATCAAAACTGTGGATGACAAGCCAGAGACAATTCCAGACGCTACAGAATTCATGAGATATTATCATGTCTTCAGGGAAGGTGAATTGGTTCAACTTATTAAAGAGAATGTGCAAGAACTTCATATCCTCAGTTTCTGTTACGACCATGGCAACTGGTGTGTTATAATGGAAAAACAATAA
- the LOC144592919 gene encoding putative tRNA methyltransferase 9B isoform X2, translated as MELEAIQLEEAHVHHVYEQTASYFTELQTKAWPCVRQFLLDQEPGSLIADIGCGTGKYLGVNSQAYKLGSDYCKSLVEIAKMQGHEVMVCDNLILPYRDQCFNAVISIGVIHHFSTKARRIRAIREMARTLHHGGQMMIYVWAMEQKYRRFEKQDIFVPWNRSLCSRPSSESSQNNNQPIVGENVKTEGKDLIKAVQNRTSIMLPLRQGEHTILPYRSDNQTLLENCCPRMSKDQEYRLYKNLGKSLRSWFFSKSLDDVTMQSHIERLKSMKNSPDLMHAWSNSTVNMQPVGKLSTSSQHCSLEADCPPLVKTDSLEEEVFSENPRHEETQWLEIRNALKEKEGRLQSEIHRPGDLNHYWTNSVGDGLEETQSSESTSSVIESIKTVDDKPETIPDATEFMRYYHVFREGELVQLIKENVQELHILSFCYDHGNWCVIMEKQ; from the exons ATGGAGTTAGAAGCCATTCAGTTGGAAGAAGCTCATGTTCACCACGTATATGAGCAAACAGCGTCCTACTTCACTGAGCTCCAAACCAAGGCCTGGCCATGTGTCCGACAGTTCCTCCTGGACCAAGAACCAGGCAGCCTCATTGCTGATATAG gatgtgggactGGAAAATATCTGGGTGTAAACAGCCAGGCCTATAAGCTGGGCAGTGACTATTGCAAATCCTTGGTGGAGATTGCCAAAATGCAAGGACATGAAGTCATGGTGTGCGACAACCTCATTCTACCCTACAGGGATCAGTGCTTTAATGCAGTCATTTCCATTGGAG TAATTCATCATTTTTCAACAAAAGCCAGACGAATCAGAGCAATAAGAGAAATGGCAAGAACTTTGCACCACGGTGGTCAAATGATGATTTACGTGTGGGCTATGGAACAAAAGTACCGTCGCTTTGAAAAACAGGACATCTTTGTTCCTTGGAACCGATCCCTGTGTTCTAGACCATCATCAGAGTCAAGTCAAAATAACAATCAACCTATAGTTGGAGAGAATGTCAAGACAGAAGGTAAAGATCTAATAAAAGCAGTTCAAAATCGAACCAGTATAATGCTGCCTCTTCGACAGGGTGAACACACAATTCTTCCATATAGAAGTGACAATCAAACATTATTAGAGAATTGCTGCCCCAGGATGTCCAAAGATCAAGAGTACCGACTTTACAAGAATCTGGGAAAATCACTCCGTTCGTGGTTCTTCTCCAAATCACTTGATGATGTTACGATGCAGTCGCACATCGAACGACTAAAGTCAATGAAAAATTCACCAGACCTAATGCATGCATGGAGCAACTCTACTGTTAACATGCAGCCTGTGGGGAAGTTGAGCACTTCATCGCAGCACTGCAGTTTGGAAGCAGATTGCCCACCACTGGTGAAGACGGACAGTCTAGAAGAGGAAGTATTTTCTGAGAATCCAAGGCATGAAGAAACCCAATGGTTAGAGATCAGAAATGCATTGAAAGAAAAAGAAGGAAGACTGCAAAGTGAAATCCACAGACCAGGAGACCTAAATCATTATTGGACTAACTCTGTAGGAGACGGTCTTGAAGAAACACAAAGTTCAGAGTCAACAAGCTCTGTGATTGAAAGTATCAAAACTGTGGATGACAAGCCAGAGACAATTCCAGACGCTACAGAATTCATGAGATATTATCATGTCTTCAGGGAAGGTGAATTGGTTCAACTTATTAAAGAGAATGTGCAAGAACTTCATATCCTCAGTTTCTGTTACGACCATGGCAACTGGTGTGTTATAATGGAAAAACAATAA
- the LOC144592919 gene encoding putative tRNA methyltransferase 9B isoform X3 — MKTGCGTGKYLGVNSQAYKLGSDYCKSLVEIAKMQGHEVMVCDNLILPYRDQCFNAVISIGVIHHFSTKARRIRAIREMARTLHHGGQMMIYVWAMEQKYRRFEKQDIFVPWNRSLCSRPSSESSQNNNQPIVGENVKTEGKDLIKAVQNRTSIMLPLRQGEHTILPYRSDNQTLLENCCPRMSKDQEYRLYKNLGKSLRSWFFSKSLDDVTMQSHIERLKSMKNSPDLMHAWSNSTVNMQPVGKLSTSSQHCSLEADCPPLVKTDSLEEEVFSENPRHEETQWLEIRNALKEKEGRLQSEIHRPGDLNHYWTNSVGDGLEETQSSESTSSVIESIKTVDDKPETIPDATEFMRYYHVFREGELVQLIKENVQELHILSFCYDHGNWCVIMEKQ; from the exons atgaagacag gatgtgggactGGAAAATATCTGGGTGTAAACAGCCAGGCCTATAAGCTGGGCAGTGACTATTGCAAATCCTTGGTGGAGATTGCCAAAATGCAAGGACATGAAGTCATGGTGTGCGACAACCTCATTCTACCCTACAGGGATCAGTGCTTTAATGCAGTCATTTCCATTGGAG TAATTCATCATTTTTCAACAAAAGCCAGACGAATCAGAGCAATAAGAGAAATGGCAAGAACTTTGCACCACGGTGGTCAAATGATGATTTACGTGTGGGCTATGGAACAAAAGTACCGTCGCTTTGAAAAACAGGACATCTTTGTTCCTTGGAACCGATCCCTGTGTTCTAGACCATCATCAGAGTCAAGTCAAAATAACAATCAACCTATAGTTGGAGAGAATGTCAAGACAGAAGGTAAAGATCTAATAAAAGCAGTTCAAAATCGAACCAGTATAATGCTGCCTCTTCGACAGGGTGAACACACAATTCTTCCATATAGAAGTGACAATCAAACATTATTAGAGAATTGCTGCCCCAGGATGTCCAAAGATCAAGAGTACCGACTTTACAAGAATCTGGGAAAATCACTCCGTTCGTGGTTCTTCTCCAAATCACTTGATGATGTTACGATGCAGTCGCACATCGAACGACTAAAGTCAATGAAAAATTCACCAGACCTAATGCATGCATGGAGCAACTCTACTGTTAACATGCAGCCTGTGGGGAAGTTGAGCACTTCATCGCAGCACTGCAGTTTGGAAGCAGATTGCCCACCACTGGTGAAGACGGACAGTCTAGAAGAGGAAGTATTTTCTGAGAATCCAAGGCATGAAGAAACCCAATGGTTAGAGATCAGAAATGCATTGAAAGAAAAAGAAGGAAGACTGCAAAGTGAAATCCACAGACCAGGAGACCTAAATCATTATTGGACTAACTCTGTAGGAGACGGTCTTGAAGAAACACAAAGTTCAGAGTCAACAAGCTCTGTGATTGAAAGTATCAAAACTGTGGATGACAAGCCAGAGACAATTCCAGACGCTACAGAATTCATGAGATATTATCATGTCTTCAGGGAAGGTGAATTGGTTCAACTTATTAAAGAGAATGTGCAAGAACTTCATATCCTCAGTTTCTGTTACGACCATGGCAACTGGTGTGTTATAATGGAAAAACAATAA